The Desulfococcus multivorans DNA window CGCCCCCGGTCCAAGTTTAGCTGCTCCGCCGGATTCGATCCATGCATCCACCTGGCTTTTCTTGAACTTCCACAAGCGACCCATGCGGTGCGCGGGCATGGCATGCCTGTCGATCCACTTGTACACGGTGTCATTGCTGACCCCGAGGTACTTGCAGATCTCGGTTATCGACAACCAGCGGTCTTCCATCTCGTTCATGCTCAAAACTCCACGGGCGTTTTGGTTTGCGGCCACGTCCGCCAGAGGCGAAACGGGAGAGTGCTGGACGCACCCTTCCCATGTTAAAAACTTCCTTAAATATACATAGGCTATTCGTGCGAAGTCAAACGATCTTTGCCGATTTAAGCCGAAATTATGCGAACGCAATCGACGCCATAGGTCATGAGCCAGCTTAGTCGATTGATCGGTGAGAGATGGGGGGTATGACGGATTTCCCGAAACGGGGAGTGATCGGAGCGGCAGCGCCGACACCGTTCGCCGATAATGTAAGCTGATTTTTTCAGCAAGCCCTGCATATATGGTCGGCGTTAGTCGGTATTGCCGAAAAACGGGGTTCCTATAAACAGGCTATCGCTTGGATAAAATCGCAATAGTGGTACTGTGGTGGTACAGATAGCCGGAAAAAGAAAAAGGGCTACGGCGCATTTTCCGTAACCCTTTGAATTTGTTTGGCTGAGGGACTAGGATTCGAACCTAGGTTAACGGGGCCAGAACCCGTCGTCCTGCCACTAGACGATCCCTCATCAAAAAGACCCGCTTTGTCTATACAAAAATCTGAAAAAAGTCAAGGCAAAAAAATCATTTTTTTTCCGTGATCGCACTGACTGCGGCCTCAAGCCGCTGGATCACGACAGTTTTTCCCAGAATCCCGATCACCTCGAAGATGCCGGGGCTGGCTGTTCTGCCCGTCAGGGCGAGACGCACCGGCTGGGCAATCTTCCCTAATTTGAGGCCGGTGTTTTCCATGACCTTCAAGAACGCGCCCTCCAACGCTTTTTCAGAAAAGTCGTCAGTCGCTTTCAACTCCCGGATCAGTTGTTGCAGGGGGGCGACGGCCTCCGTCTTGAAGAATTTCTTTGCCGCCGTTTCGTCCCAGGCGATGGTGTCCTGATAATAGAACATGGCCGCGTCGGCCATCTCCACCAATGTTTTGCATCGTGCGTTCAGGGATCGGATAACATCGGCGAGATATCGCGCGTCATCTGCGGCGATCCCTCTTTCCACCATGAAAGGCCGCAGATGGGGTGCCAGTTCCTCAGGCGGCGTGGCTTTGATGTGGTCCGCGTTGAGGGCCGTCAACTTTTCCGGATCAAACACGCCGGCGGATTTACCGATGTTTTCCAGATTGAACTTCTCGAACAGTTCTTTCCGGGTAAAAAATTCCTGATCCCCGAATGACCAACCCAGGCGTACAAGATAGTTGATGAGCGCATCCGGCAAAAATCCCATATTGCGATATTCGGTTACCGACATGGCACCGTGCCGCTTGCTCAGTCGGGTCTTGTCCTTTCCCAACACCATCGGCACATGGGCGAATACCGGCAGCTCGGCACCCAGGGCTTTATACAGGAGAATCTGCTTGGGCGTGTTGCTGACATGGTCATCCCCCCGAATGATGGTATTGATGCCCATGGTGATATCGTCAACGACCACGACAAAATTATAGGTAGGCGTACCATCGCCCCGAGCAATGATAAAATCGTCCAGGTCCGCATTCTGAAAAACGATATTCCCTTTGACCTTGTCTTCGATGATCGTCGTGCCGGTCAAAGGCGTCTTGAATCGAACCACGGTCTTGCCGCCGCCGGTCAGCCCTTTTTCCCGGCAGGTACCGTCGTATTTCGCCTTTCCGCCGGCCGCCAGCCCTCTCTTGCGCATCTCTTCGACCTTCTCCGGCGGACAATCGCAGTAGTAGGCATGCCCTGAGGCAAGAAGCTTCGTCACATATTCCTTATATATGTCAAACCGATCCGACTGGAAATAGGGTCCTTCGTCCCAGTCGATCTGAAGCCATTTCAGCGCCTCGAAAATGGCATCCACCGATGCCTGGGTCGACCGCTGAAGGTCTGTATCTTCGATCCTGAGGATAAAGCGACCTCCGGTTCGACGTGCATAGAGCCAGTTGAAAAGCGCTGTTCGCGCACCCCCCACATGGAGATATCCTGTGGGGCTTGGGGGAAATCGCGTAACAACCTCTTTGTTCATCTTTCACCTCTCGCCTGTCCACCGATGGGGGGGACTGGAATGACTTAATAGACCTGGATTAGTATTAGCTATTAGTAATAAAGGCTCTCTTGGTGCGGCCGGATGGTCTTCCCGATGTCGGATCGACCCGATGTACCGTTTACAACAAAAAAAAGTCCCGATCAGAACGCCGCTTCAGGACCTTCTAAAAACACTCGCACATATTTAACATTCAACTTTCGACTTTCAGACGATGACCGAAAGGAGGTGCTGGGAGGATACGGATCGCGCCCCTTCAGCGGTGAGTTTTAGTGCCGCTTAAGCGCAGCGGAGGATCAGCGGCCCGGACTGTTTGAGCGCAAGCGAGTTTCCGGGCCGCCCGGAGCAAGCTTTAGCGGCACTTGAACGAAATCGCGCGGGGCGTGGGCCGTGTCCTCCCGGCACCGGCTTATGAAAGTCGAAAGTTGAGTTCAACAAATTATCGGGATCGGCTTCAAAACATCTCCGGCACAGTTTTACCGGATCGACTCCATAACATATCGCCGGCATCAGCACAAGAGTCCACCCTAA harbors:
- a CDS encoding helix-turn-helix domain-containing protein is translated as MNEMEDRWLSITEICKYLGVSNDTVYKWIDRHAMPAHRMGRLWKFKKSQVDAWIESGGAAKLGPGAGKP
- the gltX gene encoding glutamate--tRNA ligase; this translates as MNKEVVTRFPPSPTGYLHVGGARTALFNWLYARRTGGRFILRIEDTDLQRSTQASVDAIFEALKWLQIDWDEGPYFQSDRFDIYKEYVTKLLASGHAYYCDCPPEKVEEMRKRGLAAGGKAKYDGTCREKGLTGGGKTVVRFKTPLTGTTIIEDKVKGNIVFQNADLDDFIIARGDGTPTYNFVVVVDDITMGINTIIRGDDHVSNTPKQILLYKALGAELPVFAHVPMVLGKDKTRLSKRHGAMSVTEYRNMGFLPDALINYLVRLGWSFGDQEFFTRKELFEKFNLENIGKSAGVFDPEKLTALNADHIKATPPEELAPHLRPFMVERGIAADDARYLADVIRSLNARCKTLVEMADAAMFYYQDTIAWDETAAKKFFKTEAVAPLQQLIRELKATDDFSEKALEGAFLKVMENTGLKLGKIAQPVRLALTGRTASPGIFEVIGILGKTVVIQRLEAAVSAITEKK